The Flavobacterium marginilacus genome window below encodes:
- the nadC gene encoding carboxylating nicotinate-nucleotide diphosphorylase: protein MITEEQFQNELKVLIANAIREDVGSGDYSSLACIPESAMGKAKLLVKEDGIIAGVAFAKMIFEYVDPNMQIETFIQDGTPVKKGDVVFHVSGSSQSILKSERVVLNSMQRMSAIATKTNSYVQLLEGTDTKILDTRKTTPGFRVAEKWAVTIGGGENHRFALYDMVMLKDNHIDFAGGITLAIAKTKAYLKENNLDLKIIVEARDLSEIEEILKSDGVHRILIDNFNYEDTRTAVALIGNKCQTESSGNINETTMRNYAECGVNYISSGALTHSVYNMDLSLKAI, encoded by the coding sequence ATGATTACTGAAGAGCAGTTTCAAAACGAACTGAAAGTATTGATTGCAAATGCTATTAGAGAAGATGTAGGATCTGGAGATTATAGTTCATTGGCCTGTATTCCAGAAAGTGCAATGGGCAAAGCCAAATTACTGGTGAAAGAAGACGGTATTATTGCCGGCGTAGCTTTTGCAAAAATGATATTTGAATATGTGGATCCAAATATGCAGATTGAAACCTTCATTCAGGATGGAACTCCAGTCAAAAAAGGTGACGTGGTTTTTCATGTTTCAGGAAGTTCGCAGTCGATTTTAAAGTCCGAGAGAGTGGTGCTGAATTCGATGCAGAGAATGAGTGCCATTGCTACCAAAACAAATAGTTATGTACAGCTGTTAGAAGGAACAGATACCAAAATATTGGATACAAGAAAAACCACTCCTGGATTTCGTGTTGCCGAGAAATGGGCAGTAACAATCGGAGGCGGAGAAAATCATCGTTTTGCTTTGTATGATATGGTAATGCTAAAGGATAATCACATTGATTTTGCAGGAGGAATTACATTGGCAATAGCCAAAACAAAAGCTTATTTAAAAGAAAATAACTTAGACTTAAAAATTATTGTAGAAGCCAGAGATCTTTCTGAAATTGAAGAAATTTTAAAAAGTGACGGCGTACACAGAATCTTGATTGATAATTTCAATTATGAAGATACCCGCACTGCTGTAGCTTTAATTGGTAACAAATGCCAAACGGAATCTTCTGGAAACATCAATGAAACAACAATGCGCAATTACGCAGAATGCGGTGTGAATTATATTTCTTCGGGTGCATTGACACATTCTGTTTATAATATGGATTTAAGTTTGAAAGCGATTTAG
- a CDS encoding YihY/virulence factor BrkB family protein, with protein sequence MTFKIEAKIEKIPIIRNLMHILKKIKMPGLGGFSFYDLLELYFEGIIDGAFSYHASAVAFSFFMALFPFALFILNLIPYIPIEGFQEDFLQFVKEGVPPNTFDAIANIVNDILNNSHTGLVSSGFFLSIFLMANGINGILGGFESSRHVLEKRGFLNQYFVALGISLLLSILLLLTVAIIVVFEVLIQSTAIQDVLSDRIPLIILGRYIFVILMILITSSVLLRYGTKQSHKPPFISVGSVFTTVLIVISSYFFGIWVLRFSKYNELYGSIGTLLIMMFYIWINCMILLLGFELNATIRKLKKSRSEN encoded by the coding sequence ATGACGTTTAAGATCGAGGCAAAAATCGAAAAAATCCCAATTATCAGAAATCTGATGCATATCTTGAAAAAGATCAAAATGCCAGGTTTGGGAGGATTTTCTTTTTATGATTTATTAGAATTGTATTTTGAAGGAATCATCGATGGAGCATTTTCTTATCATGCCAGTGCGGTTGCTTTTAGCTTTTTTATGGCGCTGTTTCCATTTGCCTTATTTATTTTAAACTTAATACCTTACATTCCTATTGAAGGTTTTCAGGAGGATTTTCTACAATTTGTTAAGGAAGGAGTGCCTCCAAATACCTTTGATGCAATAGCTAATATTGTAAACGATATTCTTAATAACAGTCATACAGGATTAGTGTCTTCGGGATTTTTTCTATCTATTTTCCTGATGGCTAATGGTATAAATGGAATTCTTGGCGGATTCGAATCTTCCCGTCATGTTTTGGAAAAAAGAGGTTTTCTGAACCAGTATTTTGTTGCCTTAGGAATTTCATTACTGCTTTCTATTCTCTTGCTTTTAACAGTCGCAATTATTGTAGTTTTTGAGGTTTTAATTCAAAGTACAGCGATACAGGATGTGTTGAGTGACCGCATTCCGCTGATTATTTTAGGAAGATATATTTTTGTAATATTAATGATATTGATCACATCTTCTGTTTTATTGCGATACGGAACCAAGCAGTCACATAAACCGCCATTCATTAGTGTTGGCTCGGTTTTTACTACAGTGCTTATAGTTATTTCATCCTATTTTTTCGGAATCTGGGTGCTGCGGTTTTCAAAATATAATGAATTGTACGGTTCGATCGGGACATTGTTGATTATGATGTTTTATATCTGGATTAACTGTATGATTTTATTATTAGGGTTTGAATTGAATGCAACGATTCGTAAATTAAAAAAGAGCAGATCGGAGAATTAA
- a CDS encoding DUF2147 domain-containing protein: protein MKKSIVFGLVLCFLMIFNAQGQTVLGKWKTIDDETGQAKSIVEIYEKSGKIYGKIIDIINSQKRKDLCLKCSGEDKNAPILGLIIIKGLVKDGDEYNDGKILDPLKGEEYKCFITLDGKDKLKVRGFIGVSLFGRTQYWTRVKN from the coding sequence ATGAAAAAAAGTATCGTATTTGGTTTGGTTTTGTGTTTTTTAATGATTTTTAATGCTCAGGGACAGACGGTTTTAGGAAAATGGAAAACTATCGATGACGAGACAGGTCAGGCCAAATCAATTGTTGAAATTTACGAAAAATCAGGAAAAATCTACGGAAAAATTATTGACATAATAAATTCGCAAAAGAGAAAAGACCTTTGCTTAAAATGTTCAGGTGAGGATAAAAATGCTCCAATTTTAGGATTGATAATTATAAAAGGCCTTGTGAAAGATGGAGATGAATATAATGACGGAAAAATTTTGGATCCTTTAAAAGGGGAAGAGTATAAATGTTTCATTACACTTGATGGAAAAGATAAACTAAAAGTTAGAGGTTTTATTGGTGTTTCTTTATTTGGAAGAACTCAATATTGGACGAGAGTTAAGAATTAA
- the bla-B1-FLAV gene encoding subclass B1 metallo-beta-lactamase has translation MRIATSIIVFFSILSHSFGQAKNSPLQISHLTGDFYVYKTFHDYKGTLISANAMYLVTDKGVVLFDAPWDPAQFQPLLDSIKSRYKKEVVMYFATHSHEDRAGGFEFYRKKGIKTYSIKATDEILKKENKIRAEFVIPNDSIFEVGEYKFEVYFPGKGHAPDNIVVWFDKEKVLYGGCFVKSTEAKDLGYLGDADVNEWENSIKKAQSKFRTPKYSIPGHDDWTDIESLNHTLKMVQEYKNKKVSDKLNKK, from the coding sequence ATGCGAATAGCAACATCAATAATTGTATTCTTCAGCATACTGTCGCATAGTTTTGGACAAGCTAAAAATTCGCCATTGCAAATAAGTCATCTCACAGGTGACTTTTATGTTTATAAAACTTTTCATGACTATAAGGGAACTCTGATTTCTGCAAATGCAATGTATCTGGTTACAGATAAAGGTGTTGTTTTATTTGATGCTCCTTGGGATCCAGCCCAGTTTCAGCCTTTGTTGGATAGTATAAAATCAAGATATAAAAAAGAGGTTGTAATGTATTTTGCAACGCATTCTCATGAAGATCGTGCAGGTGGTTTTGAGTTTTACAGGAAAAAAGGAATCAAAACATATTCAATTAAAGCAACTGATGAAATTCTTAAAAAGGAGAATAAAATAAGAGCCGAATTTGTGATTCCGAATGACAGTATTTTTGAAGTAGGAGAATATAAATTTGAAGTGTATTTTCCTGGCAAGGGTCATGCCCCAGATAATATTGTAGTCTGGTTTGACAAAGAAAAAGTGCTTTATGGTGGATGTTTTGTTAAAAGCACTGAAGCAAAAGATTTAGGCTATTTGGGAGATGCTGATGTTAATGAGTGGGAAAACTCCATTAAAAAAGCACAATCAAAATTTAGAACTCCAAAATATAGTATTCCAGGACATGATGATTGGACAGATATAGAGTCTTTGAACCATACCCTGAAAATGGTTCAGGAATATAAAAATAAAAAAGTATCTGATAAATTAAATAAAAAGTAA
- the priA gene encoding replication restart helicase PriA encodes MHFVEVILPLSLAKTFTYRVSEAEFLFIKKGMRVTVPFGKNKIYTALVIEIHNNTPTSYEAKEIHQILDTAPLVTEFQINHWLWIADYYMCAIGDVYRNAMPSALLLESETLITSKSDSIVDETQLSDDEYLIYEALQQQSSLKIQDIISILNKKNIFPVIQKLIDKNVLVLQEELQETYKPKLVRYVRLHSKYDSNDGLKDLLEILKSANKQKEIVLNYFQLSASEKKPITVKKLIETAQSSPAIVKALVEKEILEEYYLQEDRINFTGKGREDELQLSPDQQKAFESIKENFAAKAVCLLHGITSSGKTEIYIKLIEEYLATGKQVLYLLPEIVLTAQLVYRIRTHFGNKVAVFHSKFNNNERVEVWNQVLLNASKAQIVIGARSALFLPFYDLGFIIIDEEHEQTFKQSDPAPRFHARDSAIVLANAHKAKVLLGSATPSLETYYNAKSGKFGFVEIMKRFGNSSLPEVLLVDLKDKYFRKKMNGHFSDLLIEEITTSLSLGEQVILFQNRRGYSPIIECITCGHIPHCQSCDVSLTYHKHKNQLRCHYCGYSIANPTHCHACHSVDLTTKGLGTEQIEQELITIFPNAKIGRMDQDTTRGKFGFEKIIDSFKNREFDILVGTQMLAKGLDFDNVNLVGIMNADTMLYHPDFRAFERSFQMMTQVAGRAGRSDKKGKVIIQTYNPNHNTIQQVTHSNYIGMYNEQLYDRQIYKYPPYFRIIKLTLKQRDFDKLKEGAMWLYQVLSQNLVMPVLGPEEPAISRIRNEYIRTIIIKIPQNNSIGGTKKTIQKILNSFEAVSQYRSIKVTVNVDFY; translated from the coding sequence ATGCATTTCGTTGAAGTCATTTTGCCGCTTTCTCTTGCCAAGACTTTTACATACAGAGTTTCGGAAGCTGAGTTCCTTTTTATAAAAAAAGGAATGAGGGTCACAGTACCTTTCGGCAAAAATAAAATCTATACGGCTTTGGTTATTGAAATTCACAATAACACGCCAACTTCATACGAAGCCAAAGAGATTCATCAAATTTTAGATACTGCACCTTTAGTTACAGAATTTCAAATCAATCATTGGCTGTGGATTGCTGATTATTATATGTGTGCCATAGGTGATGTGTATCGCAATGCCATGCCAAGCGCCTTGTTATTGGAAAGTGAAACACTGATAACAAGTAAAAGTGATTCTATTGTTGATGAAACCCAGCTTTCCGATGATGAATATTTAATCTATGAAGCCTTACAGCAACAGAGTTCATTGAAGATTCAGGATATTATTTCGATTTTGAATAAGAAGAATATTTTTCCTGTTATTCAAAAACTGATTGATAAAAATGTTCTGGTGCTTCAGGAAGAACTGCAGGAAACATACAAGCCAAAATTGGTTCGATATGTGAGATTACATTCGAAATACGATTCTAATGACGGGTTAAAAGACCTGCTTGAAATTTTAAAAAGTGCCAATAAACAAAAGGAAATAGTTCTAAATTATTTCCAATTAAGCGCTTCTGAAAAAAAGCCGATTACCGTTAAAAAATTGATAGAAACTGCTCAATCTTCTCCCGCAATTGTAAAGGCATTGGTCGAAAAAGAAATTTTGGAAGAGTATTACCTGCAGGAAGACCGAATCAATTTTACTGGAAAAGGAAGAGAAGATGAACTGCAATTGAGTCCAGATCAGCAAAAAGCTTTTGAATCCATTAAAGAAAATTTTGCAGCAAAAGCAGTCTGTCTTTTACACGGAATTACTTCAAGCGGAAAAACAGAAATTTACATCAAGCTTATAGAAGAATATTTAGCAACAGGCAAGCAGGTGCTGTATTTGTTGCCGGAAATTGTTTTGACGGCTCAACTGGTTTACAGAATACGAACTCATTTTGGAAATAAAGTGGCTGTTTTTCATTCTAAATTTAATAATAATGAAAGAGTTGAGGTTTGGAATCAGGTTTTATTAAATGCGTCAAAAGCTCAGATTGTAATTGGAGCCAGATCGGCTTTGTTTTTGCCTTTTTATGATTTAGGATTTATAATTATTGACGAAGAACACGAACAAACTTTTAAACAGTCAGATCCTGCTCCTAGATTTCATGCCCGCGATTCGGCTATTGTTTTGGCCAATGCGCACAAGGCAAAAGTACTTTTAGGTTCGGCGACACCAAGTCTTGAAACGTATTATAATGCTAAATCGGGTAAGTTTGGATTTGTCGAAATAATGAAGCGTTTTGGAAATTCAAGTCTGCCTGAAGTTTTGCTGGTAGATTTGAAAGATAAGTATTTCCGAAAAAAAATGAACGGTCATTTTAGTGATCTTTTGATAGAAGAAATTACAACGTCTTTGTCTTTGGGGGAGCAGGTAATTTTGTTTCAAAACAGAAGGGGATATTCACCGATTATAGAATGCATTACCTGCGGACATATTCCTCATTGTCAGTCCTGCGATGTGAGTTTGACCTATCATAAACATAAAAATCAGCTCCGTTGCCATTATTGCGGATATTCTATTGCAAATCCAACGCATTGTCACGCCTGTCATAGTGTAGATTTAACGACCAAAGGCTTGGGAACTGAACAGATAGAACAGGAACTGATTACTATTTTTCCAAATGCCAAAATCGGAAGAATGGATCAGGATACAACGCGTGGGAAATTTGGTTTCGAAAAAATAATTGACAGCTTTAAGAATAGGGAGTTTGATATTTTGGTGGGTACTCAGATGCTTGCCAAAGGTCTGGATTTTGATAATGTAAATTTGGTTGGGATCATGAATGCAGATACGATGCTGTATCATCCGGATTTCAGGGCTTTCGAAAGAAGTTTCCAAATGATGACCCAAGTGGCGGGACGTGCCGGACGCTCTGATAAAAAAGGGAAAGTTATTATTCAGACGTATAACCCAAATCATAATACTATTCAGCAGGTTACCCACTCCAATTATATAGGAATGTATAATGAGCAATTGTATGACAGGCAGATATATAAGTATCCGCCATATTTCAGAATTATAAAACTGACTTTGAAACAACGCGATTTTGATAAACTAAAGGAAGGTGCTATGTGGCTGTACCAAGTCTTGAGTCAGAATCTAGTCATGCCAGTATTAGGTCCCGAAGAGCCTGCAATCAGCAGAATCCGAAATGAATATATAAGGACTATAATCATTAAAATTCCTCAAAATAATTCCATTGGAGGTACAAAAAAAACTATCCAGAAGATACTGAATAGTTTTGAGGCTGTTTCACAATACAGGTCTATTAAAGTAACCGTAAATGTGGATTTTTATTAA
- a CDS encoding LytR/AlgR family response regulator transcription factor has protein sequence MKLNCVVVDDSSIQRMIIAKLVNNHTNLNLIGDFSNAIEAKSCMTVHTVDLIFLDIEMPVISGFDFLDGLKTKPQIIFITSKAEYAMKAFDYDATDYLQKPISIERFNASVRRAIDHFLLKKENKEDEGEHIFIKSNLKKLKIFTSKIKWIEAFGDYVKVVTEDDSNLVLSTMKSFENDLSKDKFIRVHKSYIVNIDKIDRFNSKFAEIGVTKIPLSRNKKEDLVKALAYS, from the coding sequence ATGAAACTAAACTGTGTTGTTGTTGATGATAGTTCAATACAAAGAATGATTATTGCAAAACTAGTTAATAATCATACCAACTTAAACCTAATCGGAGATTTTTCGAATGCAATTGAAGCCAAAAGCTGCATGACCGTTCATACTGTAGATTTGATATTTCTTGATATTGAAATGCCTGTAATCAGCGGTTTTGATTTTCTTGATGGTTTAAAAACCAAGCCTCAGATTATTTTCATTACTTCAAAAGCAGAATACGCAATGAAGGCATTTGATTATGATGCTACTGATTATCTGCAAAAGCCAATTTCTATTGAACGCTTTAACGCTTCTGTCCGCAGAGCAATTGACCACTTTCTTCTTAAAAAAGAAAACAAAGAGGATGAAGGAGAGCATATTTTTATTAAAAGTAATCTAAAAAAACTAAAGATATTCACTTCCAAAATCAAATGGATTGAAGCTTTTGGCGATTATGTAAAAGTAGTGACGGAAGATGACAGCAATCTGGTACTTTCTACAATGAAATCTTTTGAAAATGATTTATCAAAGGACAAATTTATCAGGGTACACAAATCTTATATTGTAAATATTGACAAAATTGACCGTTTCAACAGCAAGTTTGCTGAAATTGGAGTTACAAAAATTCCTTTGAGCAGAAATAAGAAAGAAGATCTAGTAAAAGCTCTTGCTTATTCATAA
- the rpsF gene encoding 30S ribosomal protein S6, with protein MNHYETVFILNPVLSEVQVKETVSKFEDFLTSRGAEMVSKEDWGLKKMAYEIQNKKSGFYHLFEFKVAGEVLVAFETEFRRDERVMRFLTVSLDKHAISWAERRRAKLKSQKA; from the coding sequence ATGAATCATTATGAAACTGTTTTCATTTTAAATCCCGTTTTATCTGAGGTTCAGGTAAAGGAAACAGTAAGCAAATTTGAAGATTTTCTTACTAGTAGAGGAGCTGAAATGGTATCTAAAGAAGACTGGGGTCTTAAAAAGATGGCTTACGAAATCCAAAACAAGAAAAGCGGATTTTATCATTTATTCGAATTCAAAGTTGCTGGAGAAGTTCTTGTTGCTTTTGAAACTGAATTCAGACGTGACGAAAGAGTTATGCGTTTCTTAACTGTAAGTCTTGACAAACATGCTATCTCTTGGGCTGAAAGAAGAAGAGCAAAACTTAAATCTCAAAAAGCTTAA
- the rpsR gene encoding 30S ribosomal protein S18: protein MATLQQSASGKKDGDIRYLTPLNIETNKTKKYCRFKKSGIKYIDYKDADFLLKFVNEQGKILPRRLTGTSLKYQRKVSVAVKRARHLALMPYVADLLK, encoded by the coding sequence ATGGCAACATTACAACAATCTGCTTCAGGAAAAAAAGACGGGGATATCAGATATCTTACGCCTTTGAACATAGAAACGAACAAAACTAAAAAGTATTGCCGTTTCAAAAAATCAGGTATCAAATATATCGATTATAAAGATGCTGATTTCTTATTGAAATTCGTTAATGAGCAAGGAAAAATTCTTCCTCGCCGTTTAACAGGAACTTCATTAAAATACCAAAGAAAAGTGTCTGTAGCTGTAAAAAGAGCTCGTCACTTAGCTTTAATGCCATACGTGGCCGATTTATTAAAATAA
- the rplI gene encoding 50S ribosomal protein L9, producing the protein MELILRKDVQNLGFKDDVVTVKNGYGRNFLIPQGFAHLATSSAKKVLAENLKQRAHKEAKIVADAKALAEALKAIEIKISAKAGGEKLFGSITNIDIAAALANAGQEIDRKFITSGIVKRTGKYTASVRLHRDVIVELAYEIVAEKA; encoded by the coding sequence ATGGAACTTATTTTAAGAAAAGACGTTCAGAATTTAGGATTTAAAGATGATGTAGTAACTGTAAAAAACGGATACGGTCGTAACTTTTTAATCCCACAAGGATTTGCTCATTTAGCTACTTCTTCTGCAAAGAAAGTATTGGCTGAAAACCTTAAACAAAGAGCTCACAAAGAAGCTAAAATCGTTGCTGATGCAAAAGCATTAGCTGAAGCTTTGAAAGCTATCGAAATTAAAATTTCTGCAAAAGCAGGTGGTGAAAAATTATTTGGATCTATCACAAACATTGATATCGCTGCAGCTTTAGCTAACGCAGGTCAAGAAATTGATAGAAAGTTTATCACTTCCGGTATTGTTAAACGTACTGGTAAATATACTGCTTCTGTAAGATTACACAGAGATGTAATCGTTGAATTAGCATATGAAATTGTTGCTGAAAAAGCATAA
- a CDS encoding DUF6495 family protein produces MKYTRLTKEQFEELTQEFTNFLAAQAIDKAEWDQIKTDKPEVAEQELDVFSDLVWEGVLTRATYLEFFSKNHIFLFHCFDTYVKSIVLKSLVPDVDFLTKEGLQWLSDNMFTETIEMKVGRKEFTEERNLSIFQLIQQGSILSDGQLYNQINTIIES; encoded by the coding sequence ATGAAATACACGAGACTTACAAAAGAACAATTTGAAGAGTTAACGCAGGAGTTTACTAATTTTTTAGCGGCTCAGGCAATTGATAAGGCTGAATGGGATCAAATCAAAACGGATAAACCAGAAGTTGCTGAGCAGGAACTGGATGTTTTTTCAGATTTGGTTTGGGAAGGCGTTTTGACCAGGGCAACTTATTTGGAGTTTTTCTCTAAAAATCATATTTTCTTGTTTCATTGTTTTGATACCTATGTAAAATCAATTGTTTTAAAATCTTTGGTTCCTGATGTAGATTTCTTGACCAAAGAAGGTTTGCAGTGGTTGAGTGATAATATGTTCACGGAAACTATCGAAATGAAAGTAGGTAGAAAAGAATTTACTGAAGAACGTAATCTTTCTATTTTTCAATTAATTCAGCAGGGATCTATTTTGAGTGACGGACAATTATATAATCAAATTAATACAATTATTGAATCATAA
- the ligA gene encoding NAD-dependent DNA ligase LigA, whose product MNIQDTIQTLREELNLHNHNYYVLDNPTLSDYEFDMKLKQLQDLENKHPEFFDENSPTQRIGGAITKNFKTVKHEHRMYSLDNSYSKEDLLDWENRVQKVLGNVPLEYTCELKYDGASISITYENGKLKRAVTRGDGFQGDDVTNNIKTIKAIPLQLKGEGYPSKFDIRGEIILPLAEFEKMNQELIEIGETPYSNPRNTASGSLKLQDSAEVDKRRLSCLLYFLAGASNMCWSSQHEALECAKNWGFKVPDKEKYQYKFASGMEEVFEFIDYWDTHRHNLPYETDGVVIKVDKCYYQDELGYTAKSPRWAIAYKFKSEQVSTKLNSISYQVGRTGSITPVANLEPVQLAGTIVKRASLHNADQIEKLDIRINDTVFVEKGGEIIPKIIAVDLDMRPGNSEATKYITHCPECETELVRSEGEANHYCPNFYGCPPQIIGRIQHYISRKAMDIEGLGGETVALLYKNDLVHNYADLYELKVDDILHLERMAQKSAENLVNGVEKSKEIPFESVLFALGIRFVGETVAKKLAKHYKSIDALQQATLMDLILVDEIGERIAKSVIEFFENEENKKIIERLKSYGVQFEIVEKVNPNATEKFLGKIFVVSGVFSTYSRDELKKVIEDNGGKVGSSISAKTDFVVAGDNMGPAKLEKATKLNVSIISEDKFIEMINES is encoded by the coding sequence ATGAATATACAGGATACCATTCAAACGCTCAGGGAAGAACTCAATCTTCACAATCATAATTATTATGTGCTGGATAATCCAACATTATCTGATTATGAGTTTGATATGAAATTAAAACAACTTCAGGATTTAGAAAATAAACATCCTGAATTTTTTGACGAAAACTCGCCAACACAGAGAATTGGAGGTGCAATTACTAAAAATTTTAAGACTGTAAAACACGAACATAGAATGTATTCTTTGGATAACTCGTATTCTAAAGAAGATTTGCTTGATTGGGAAAATCGAGTCCAAAAAGTTTTGGGAAATGTTCCGCTTGAATATACATGCGAACTAAAATATGATGGAGCTTCAATCAGTATTACTTATGAAAATGGAAAATTAAAGCGTGCTGTTACCCGAGGCGACGGTTTTCAGGGAGATGATGTTACCAATAATATTAAAACTATTAAAGCGATTCCTTTGCAGTTGAAAGGTGAAGGATATCCTTCTAAATTTGATATTCGTGGTGAAATTATTTTACCATTGGCTGAATTTGAAAAGATGAATCAAGAACTGATAGAAATTGGCGAAACTCCTTATTCTAACCCGAGAAATACTGCTTCTGGAAGTTTAAAATTACAAGATAGTGCTGAAGTTGATAAAAGACGATTAAGTTGTTTGTTGTATTTTTTAGCTGGAGCTAGTAATATGTGCTGGTCTTCTCAACATGAAGCTTTAGAATGTGCTAAAAATTGGGGGTTTAAAGTTCCTGATAAAGAGAAGTATCAGTATAAATTTGCTTCTGGAATGGAGGAGGTTTTTGAGTTTATAGATTATTGGGATACTCATCGTCATAATTTACCGTATGAAACGGATGGAGTTGTAATAAAAGTTGATAAATGTTATTATCAAGATGAATTAGGCTATACTGCAAAATCTCCACGCTGGGCCATTGCTTATAAATTTAAGTCAGAACAAGTTTCAACAAAATTAAATTCCATTTCTTACCAAGTGGGTAGAACTGGTTCCATTACGCCAGTTGCGAATCTTGAGCCGGTACAATTGGCAGGGACAATTGTAAAGCGTGCTTCACTGCACAATGCAGATCAAATTGAAAAATTAGACATCAGAATAAATGATACTGTTTTTGTAGAAAAAGGCGGAGAAATTATTCCGAAAATTATTGCGGTAGATTTAGATATGCGCCCAGGAAATTCAGAAGCTACAAAATACATCACCCATTGCCCGGAATGCGAAACTGAGTTGGTTCGCAGTGAAGGAGAAGCGAATCATTACTGCCCTAATTTTTATGGCTGTCCTCCGCAGATTATTGGAAGAATTCAGCATTATATTTCGCGAAAAGCGATGGATATTGAAGGTCTTGGAGGCGAAACGGTTGCCTTGCTTTATAAAAATGATTTAGTTCATAACTATGCTGATCTGTATGAATTAAAAGTTGATGATATTCTGCATTTAGAGCGAATGGCACAAAAATCGGCTGAGAATCTGGTGAATGGTGTTGAAAAATCAAAGGAAATACCGTTTGAGAGTGTTTTATTTGCACTCGGAATACGTTTTGTTGGAGAAACGGTTGCCAAGAAACTGGCGAAGCATTATAAAAGTATTGATGCATTACAGCAGGCGACCCTTATGGATTTGATTCTGGTTGATGAAATTGGCGAACGAATTGCCAAAAGTGTAATCGAGTTTTTTGAGAACGAAGAGAACAAAAAAATAATTGAACGATTAAAAAGTTATGGCGTGCAATTTGAGATTGTCGAAAAGGTAAATCCAAATGCGACTGAGAAATTCCTAGGAAAGATATTCGTGGTTTCGGGTGTTTTTTCGACTTATTCAAGAGACGAACTTAAAAAGGTTATTGAAGATAATGGAGGAAAAGTGGGAAGCTCTATATCGGCCAAAACTGATTTTGTTGTTGCCGGGGATAATATGGGGCCTGCTAAGCTGGAGAAAGCAACTAAGTTAAACGTTTCAATAATTTCAGAAGATAAATTTATAGAAATGATAAATGAAAGTTAG
- a CDS encoding DUF6913 domain-containing protein produces MKKTLKKRLLNVKEESLSSPAVRVGLIVDESHFLETDALKQEIIQNGIVEDNIKIIVYRDSLKNKEVYSYSIFSLKDLNIKCEFTDKGINEFISDEFDLLISYYNEEKPFLLLLTNNSKAKFKAGFSTVDKRLNHLLVNIAPENYKGFTEELFRYLKILNKI; encoded by the coding sequence TTGAAAAAAACCTTAAAAAAGCGGCTGCTGAATGTTAAAGAAGAATCTTTAAGTTCGCCAGCAGTTAGAGTTGGTTTAATTGTAGATGAAAGCCATTTTTTAGAAACTGATGCATTAAAGCAGGAAATTATTCAAAACGGAATTGTTGAGGATAATATCAAAATTATTGTCTATCGCGATAGTTTGAAAAACAAAGAAGTATATTCTTATTCAATATTTAGTTTGAAAGATCTAAATATAAAATGCGAATTTACAGATAAGGGAATTAATGAATTTATTTCAGATGAATTTGATTTATTAATTAGTTATTATAATGAGGAAAAGCCATTTTTACTGCTTTTAACGAATAATTCTAAAGCAAAATTTAAGGCTGGTTTTTCGACTGTAGATAAAAGGCTGAATCATTTGCTGGTAAATATAGCACCGGAAAATTATAAAGGTTTTACTGAGGAGTTATTTCGATACTTAAAAATATTAAACAAAATATAA